Proteins from a genomic interval of Anatilimnocola floriformis:
- a CDS encoding anti-sigma factor family protein: protein MTRLSHEQLLGYLLGALDSKECIEIERALAECPVAAAEFEKIRSSLDTVGLLDEPTQEEPPLCLASRTCEFVEDQIAAYQAETVVLRAVTADAIQAAEETARPADAADKNADKVLTKVKLSPVSRLEAQGRTLRKLDLAIACSVILTGAALCLPLLFTSQLQAKITGCQNQLRQLGLALQNYSDLQPDGSFPAVLANGPRSVAGVYAPTLLSNKLIENQRTFFCPGNPQLVASLAGKPIPTLEQLDAAPDEQLEMYHRTMGGGYGYSLGYQQDETLQPPRNGRRTSYPLLADAPHDSQPGRVSTNHDRMGQNMLFEDGQVRFIKMSNPAEETALDDPFHNRLGEVAAGIDFNDAVLGRSNDRPMPVVLP, encoded by the coding sequence ATGACCCGACTTTCTCACGAGCAATTGCTCGGCTATCTGCTCGGAGCACTAGACAGCAAGGAATGCATCGAAATCGAAAGGGCTCTCGCCGAGTGCCCGGTCGCGGCTGCGGAATTTGAAAAGATCCGCTCATCGCTCGATACCGTCGGCCTGCTCGATGAACCCACTCAAGAAGAACCACCTCTCTGCCTCGCGTCCCGCACTTGCGAATTTGTCGAAGATCAAATCGCCGCCTACCAAGCCGAAACCGTCGTGCTGCGGGCCGTGACTGCCGATGCGATTCAAGCCGCCGAAGAAACCGCACGACCAGCTGACGCCGCCGATAAGAACGCGGACAAAGTTCTCACCAAAGTCAAACTCTCTCCTGTCTCTCGGCTCGAAGCGCAAGGTCGCACCCTGCGTAAGCTCGACCTGGCCATTGCTTGCTCGGTGATTCTCACGGGCGCTGCTCTTTGCTTGCCGCTGCTGTTCACTTCGCAACTGCAAGCCAAGATCACCGGCTGCCAGAATCAACTCCGCCAGCTCGGCCTTGCTCTGCAAAACTACAGCGACCTGCAGCCCGATGGCTCTTTCCCCGCCGTCCTCGCTAACGGTCCGCGCAGCGTCGCCGGCGTGTATGCTCCCACGCTCCTCTCGAACAAACTGATCGAGAACCAACGCACATTCTTCTGCCCCGGCAATCCACAACTCGTCGCCAGCCTCGCTGGCAAACCGATTCCCACGCTCGAGCAACTCGACGCGGCCCCCGACGAACAACTCGAGATGTATCACCGCACCATGGGTGGCGGTTACGGTTACAGCCTGGGCTATCAACAAGACGAAACGCTCCAGCCGCCTCGCAACGGCCGCCGCACGAGCTACCCGCTGCTCGCCGATGCCCCGCACGATTCACAACCGGGCCGCGTGAGCACCAACCACGACCGAATGGGCCAAAACATGCTTTTTGAAGACGGCCAGGTCCGTTTCATCAAGATGAGCAACCCCGCCGAAGAAACGGCGCTCGACGATCCGTTCCACAACCGCCTGGGCGAAGTCGCCGCCGGCATCGACTTCAACGACGCCGTCCTCGGCCGCAGCAACGACCGGCCGATGCCGGTGGTGCTGCCCTAA
- a CDS encoding class I SAM-dependent methyltransferase, translating to MHDHNRRVWDEMVRDRQRFTRPARDEDFVDPLKTIDGLGWLGASIHGQRVLCLAAGGGKHGPLYAAAGAAVTVVDISPGMLELDREVAKERRLELQTVEASMDDLTCFAAGTFDLVVQPVSTCYVPQIGPVYREVSRITKPGGLYISQHKTPQSLQCDATAAAKGYELTEPYYRTGPLPPVVGSRHREEGTLEYLHRWEEILGLLCRAGFVLEDLVEPAHAKADAAPGSWEHRSQFVAPYVRLKARRVGGATSSATTSKLWLPS from the coding sequence ATGCACGACCATAACCGACGCGTTTGGGACGAAATGGTTCGCGACCGCCAGCGATTTACCAGGCCCGCGCGCGACGAGGATTTTGTCGATCCGCTGAAGACGATCGACGGCCTGGGTTGGCTCGGCGCGAGCATTCACGGCCAGCGCGTTTTATGCCTCGCTGCCGGCGGCGGCAAGCATGGCCCGCTGTACGCTGCGGCAGGCGCAGCTGTCACCGTCGTCGACATCAGCCCGGGTATGCTCGAACTCGATCGCGAGGTCGCCAAGGAACGGCGACTGGAGCTGCAAACCGTCGAAGCCTCGATGGATGATCTCACCTGTTTTGCCGCCGGCACCTTCGACCTGGTCGTGCAACCGGTTAGCACTTGTTACGTACCGCAGATTGGCCCCGTTTATCGCGAGGTCTCCCGCATTACCAAACCCGGTGGGCTCTACATCAGCCAGCACAAAACGCCGCAAAGCCTGCAGTGCGATGCCACCGCCGCGGCGAAAGGATACGAACTGACCGAGCCCTATTATCGCACCGGCCCGCTGCCGCCGGTCGTCGGCAGCCGTCATCGCGAAGAAGGAACGCTCGAATACTTGCACCGCTGGGAAGAAATTCTCGGCTTGCTCTGCCGGGCGGGTTTCGTGCTGGAAGATCTCGTCGAGCCAGCGCACGCCAAAGCCGACGCAGCGCCTGGCTCGTGGGAACATCGCAGTCAATTCGTCGCTCCCTACGTTCGCCTCAAAGCCCGTCGTGTAGGAGGAGCGACTTCTTCTGCTACCACATCGAAACTTTGGCTTCCTTCTTAA
- a CDS encoding vWA domain-containing protein, translating to MVRAFGLVTFLFAAIAIVGCQSKPAPPATTAPPAESTPVAGLSPNSEPEITFFEPSETPLDPNELTVETLELTEAPGMAAELHDETATTEWSSAGGKIGVGLGARGSGMREAIRGYGGSKSYSADLRARDYTNGDKFANFGDNEFHAVKKSPLSTFSVDVDTASYTKARSMLLERRQLPLVDAVRIEELINYFDYSYAGPKDEHPFAVHLETAACPWEPKHRLVRCALQGRPLEGKRPPANLVFLIDVSGSMDQANKLPLVQRALGMLVGQLSETDKVSIVVYAGSSGCVLPATPGNERAKILTAVQELRASGGTNGGQGIQNAYQLAQENFVKGGTNRVILCTDGDFNVGVTNTQELVDLAVKESQGGVFLSVLGFGTGNLNDVLLKQLSTKANGNYEFIDSDLEARKVFVQQAAGTLVTIAKDVKIQVEFNPAQVAAYRLIGYENRQLAHRDFNNDKKDAGDIGAGHRVTAFYEIVPTGVDSEFTSPEIDDLKYQAEVERAEPAQKLELTPAAKSGELLTLKLRYQPPAGGKSTLLSFPVKDNGQGFSKASSDFQFAAAVASFGMLLRDSKFKGNSNYGAVIEIASACTGEDKQGQRNEFLQMVTAAQALSRP from the coding sequence ATGGTCCGCGCATTTGGCCTGGTTACGTTCTTGTTCGCCGCGATCGCGATCGTCGGTTGTCAATCGAAACCTGCTCCGCCAGCAACGACAGCACCACCGGCAGAGTCAACTCCGGTCGCTGGTCTTAGCCCGAATTCCGAGCCGGAGATCACGTTCTTCGAACCATCAGAAACGCCCCTCGATCCGAACGAACTGACCGTCGAAACGCTAGAGCTAACGGAAGCACCTGGGATGGCAGCGGAGCTTCATGATGAAACGGCGACTACCGAGTGGTCAAGCGCCGGCGGAAAAATCGGCGTGGGCTTAGGCGCCCGCGGCAGCGGCATGCGAGAAGCCATCAGAGGCTACGGCGGTTCGAAATCCTACAGCGCAGACCTTCGCGCGCGAGATTACACAAACGGCGACAAGTTCGCCAACTTCGGCGACAACGAATTTCATGCGGTTAAAAAGTCGCCGCTGTCGACGTTTTCGGTCGACGTCGATACGGCCAGCTATACCAAGGCGCGAAGCATGTTGCTCGAACGTCGTCAGCTGCCGCTCGTCGATGCAGTGCGAATTGAGGAGCTGATCAACTACTTCGACTACAGCTATGCGGGGCCGAAGGATGAGCATCCGTTCGCGGTGCATCTCGAAACAGCAGCTTGCCCCTGGGAGCCGAAGCATCGCCTCGTTCGCTGCGCATTGCAGGGGAGGCCGCTGGAGGGAAAACGGCCGCCTGCCAATCTCGTGTTCTTGATCGACGTTTCTGGTTCGATGGATCAAGCCAATAAGTTGCCACTGGTACAGCGAGCGCTCGGCATGCTCGTCGGCCAACTCAGCGAGACGGATAAGGTTTCGATCGTCGTCTATGCCGGCTCGTCTGGCTGCGTGCTGCCTGCGACACCGGGCAATGAGCGGGCCAAGATCCTCACAGCCGTACAAGAGCTGCGGGCCTCGGGTGGAACCAATGGCGGCCAGGGAATTCAAAATGCCTATCAGTTGGCTCAAGAGAACTTTGTGAAGGGCGGGACCAATCGAGTGATCTTGTGCACTGATGGCGACTTCAACGTCGGCGTGACGAACACGCAAGAACTCGTCGATCTCGCCGTGAAGGAGTCGCAGGGGGGCGTCTTTCTCAGCGTTCTCGGATTTGGAACCGGCAATTTGAATGATGTGCTTCTCAAACAATTGTCGACCAAAGCCAACGGCAACTATGAGTTCATCGACTCCGACCTGGAAGCTCGCAAGGTGTTCGTGCAACAAGCGGCAGGCACTCTGGTGACGATCGCCAAGGATGTGAAGATTCAAGTCGAGTTCAATCCGGCGCAGGTCGCGGCCTATCGCTTGATCGGTTACGAGAATCGCCAGCTCGCCCACCGCGACTTTAACAATGACAAAAAAGACGCCGGCGACATCGGCGCAGGACATCGCGTCACGGCGTTCTACGAAATCGTACCGACCGGGGTCGATAGCGAATTTACTTCGCCGGAGATCGACGATCTGAAATATCAGGCCGAAGTCGAACGTGCCGAACCCGCCCAAAAACTGGAGCTCACCCCCGCAGCCAAAAGCGGTGAGCTCCTCACTTTGAAACTCCGCTACCAACCGCCGGCCGGCGGCAAGAGCACGCTGCTGTCGTTCCCCGTCAAAGACAATGGCCAAGGCTTTAGCAAAGCTTCTTCCGATTTTCAGTTTGCTGCCGCAGTGGCATCCTTCGGCATGCTACTGCGAGATTCGAAATTCAAAGGCAACAGTAATTACGGCGCCGTGATCGAGATCGCGTCGGCTTGCACAGGAGAAGACAAGCAAGGTCAGCGGAATGAGTTCTTGCAAATGGTGACGGCGGCTCAGGCTTTATCGCGCCCGTAG
- a CDS encoding NADAR family protein codes for MTDAIRFYSTADEFGEFSNFAGYPIQLKGKSWPTSEHYFQAQKFAGEPDEDEVRKANSPMLAARMGRDRKRPLRRDWESVKVAVMREAVLAKFTQHADLRELLLSTGDAKIIEHTTNDDYWGDGGGSGKNKLGQILMEVREQLRKEPA; via the coding sequence ATGACCGATGCAATCAGGTTTTATTCTACTGCCGATGAGTTCGGCGAGTTTTCTAACTTCGCGGGTTATCCAATCCAGCTCAAGGGGAAGAGCTGGCCGACGTCGGAACATTATTTTCAAGCGCAGAAATTTGCCGGCGAGCCCGACGAAGACGAAGTCCGCAAAGCCAACAGCCCGATGCTCGCCGCCCGCATGGGCCGTGACCGCAAACGGCCTCTGCGGCGGGACTGGGAATCGGTGAAGGTGGCAGTCATGCGCGAAGCAGTCCTCGCCAAGTTTACGCAGCATGCGGACCTGCGCGAGTTGCTGCTCAGCACCGGCGACGCCAAGATCATCGAGCACACCACCAACGACGACTACTGGGGCGACGGCGGTGGCAGCGGTAAGAACAAACTGGGCCAGATTCTGATGGAGGTACGCGAGCAGTTGCGGAAGGAGCCAGCCTAA
- a CDS encoding Uma2 family endonuclease: MSIAYPTAETLPLVVPYRPARLSVADYHRLISGGHLAQSNRIELLRGVLVEKMTHNPLHAALIGILQKLIDGVLPAGFCTRTQLPITLRDSEPEPDLAIARGELAEYLMRHPGPDDTQLVVEISASSLVTDRYKAEIYAEAGIPWYWIVNLTARRVEVYSQPAATPEGIRYGEPRIYQPGEMIPVIVADQQVGSIAAEKLLPVVTG, encoded by the coding sequence ATGTCGATCGCTTATCCCACTGCCGAAACATTGCCGCTGGTCGTGCCTTACCGGCCTGCGCGATTGTCGGTGGCTGACTACCATCGCTTGATTTCGGGCGGCCATCTCGCGCAAAGCAACCGCATCGAATTGCTGAGAGGAGTGCTGGTTGAGAAGATGACTCACAATCCGCTGCATGCTGCGCTCATCGGGATTCTGCAGAAGTTGATCGACGGCGTTCTGCCCGCAGGATTTTGCACGCGGACTCAGTTGCCTATCACGCTGCGCGACAGTGAGCCCGAACCTGATCTAGCAATCGCCCGCGGCGAACTCGCTGAATATTTAATGCGGCATCCGGGCCCGGATGATACGCAGCTAGTCGTCGAGATTTCGGCGAGCAGCCTCGTCACCGATCGCTACAAAGCCGAAATCTACGCCGAGGCCGGCATTCCTTGGTACTGGATTGTGAATCTCACTGCGCGGCGAGTCGAAGTTTATTCGCAACCGGCAGCGACGCCGGAAGGCATTCGCTATGGCGAGCCGCGGATTTATCAGCCGGGTGAAATGATTCCGGTGATCGTCGCTGATCAACAAGTGGGAAGCATCGCGGCAGAGAAGTTGCTGCCGGTGGTTACTGGATGA
- a CDS encoding permease, which produces MKSPLQPYLWAAPGDVNAFFGLMLDNVAQLLLTVATLSAVFAFPTNFALRYMVPGTAIGVLVGDLLFFWLAFRLARQTGNRTVTAMPLGLDTPSVFGIVFFVLGPAFTAAKAAGLDEHAAAMRTWHIGICALFISGIFKFLCALISNQIRRLIPRAGLLGSLAAIALVLISFLPLLDALTAPMVGLVALAIILLTLIARVPLPFKMPGALGALLVAGTLHYVTKWLTGSGVLPEIFYVQPHELLTAEQASAALFPTEWLTVFRFEWLGALQETLQYLPVVIPFALGTIVGGIDCTESAAAAGDEYDTATVIGVESGATLIAALCGGVIQTTPYIGHPAYKAMGGRAAYTLATAIFIGSAGLIGYFAFLYLYIPRPTVFPILVFIGLEISSQSFLATPKRHYPAVAIACVPALALLASMFAGKVQGALFGPLGFMEVTNAIAANHELKVTLDTVRILSNGFIVTSVIWASALAAAIDRQLFRSSAFFAIAALLTLFGVMHSPMASGEMFWPWNLTGEPLKYVTQYASGYALVAILLAAWGGHLQFHGYDLKPLEEHH; this is translated from the coding sequence ATGAAATCGCCCTTACAACCCTACCTGTGGGCCGCCCCAGGCGACGTTAACGCCTTTTTTGGCTTGATGTTAGATAACGTCGCACAATTGCTCTTGACGGTCGCGACGCTTTCGGCGGTCTTTGCATTTCCTACAAATTTTGCCCTGCGTTACATGGTCCCTGGCACCGCTATCGGCGTGCTAGTAGGTGACCTACTCTTCTTTTGGCTAGCATTTCGGCTCGCCCGACAAACGGGAAACCGCACGGTCACCGCCATGCCGTTGGGACTCGATACGCCCAGCGTATTCGGAATTGTCTTCTTCGTCCTCGGACCCGCATTCACCGCCGCCAAGGCCGCGGGGCTCGATGAACACGCCGCCGCGATGCGCACCTGGCACATTGGCATTTGCGCGCTGTTCATCAGCGGGATTTTCAAGTTTCTGTGCGCGCTGATCTCCAATCAAATTCGCCGGTTGATTCCGCGGGCGGGGCTGCTTGGTTCGCTCGCCGCGATCGCGCTGGTGCTCATCAGCTTCTTGCCGCTGCTCGATGCCTTGACCGCGCCGATGGTGGGACTGGTGGCGCTGGCCATCATTCTGCTCACGCTCATCGCGCGAGTGCCGTTGCCGTTCAAAATGCCCGGCGCCCTGGGCGCCTTGCTGGTGGCTGGCACTCTTCACTACGTCACGAAATGGCTGACTGGTTCGGGGGTTTTGCCGGAGATCTTTTATGTTCAGCCGCACGAACTGCTGACAGCCGAACAGGCCAGCGCGGCCCTCTTTCCCACCGAGTGGCTGACGGTCTTCCGATTTGAATGGCTGGGCGCGCTGCAGGAAACGTTGCAATATCTGCCCGTCGTGATTCCCTTCGCGCTCGGCACGATCGTGGGCGGCATCGATTGCACTGAAAGCGCCGCAGCCGCCGGCGATGAATACGACACGGCCACTGTCATCGGCGTGGAATCGGGCGCAACGCTCATCGCCGCTCTCTGCGGCGGTGTGATTCAAACGACACCATACATCGGCCATCCGGCCTACAAAGCGATGGGCGGTCGCGCGGCCTATACGCTGGCCACGGCCATCTTCATCGGCAGCGCGGGACTAATTGGTTACTTCGCCTTTTTATATCTCTACATTCCACGGCCAACGGTCTTTCCGATTCTCGTCTTCATCGGCCTCGAGATTTCGTCGCAGAGTTTTCTCGCCACGCCGAAGCGACACTATCCTGCTGTGGCCATCGCTTGCGTACCGGCGCTCGCGCTGTTGGCCTCGATGTTCGCCGGTAAAGTGCAGGGCGCACTCTTCGGGCCGCTCGGTTTCATGGAAGTGACCAATGCGATCGCCGCCAATCACGAATTGAAAGTCACGCTCGATACCGTGCGAATTCTTTCGAACGGCTTCATCGTGACCAGCGTCATTTGGGCCTCGGCGCTGGCCGCTGCCATCGATCGGCAACTGTTCCGCAGTAGTGCGTTCTTCGCCATCGCCGCACTCCTGACCCTCTTCGGCGTGATGCATTCGCCGATGGCCAGCGGCGAAATGTTCTGGCCCTGGAACCTCACCGGTGAACCGCTGAAGTACGTCACGCAATACGCCTCTGGCTATGCCCTGGTCGCGATCCTCCTCGCCGCCTGGGGCGGACATTTGCAGTTTCACGGGTATGATCTCAAACCGCTTGAAGAACACCACTAG
- a CDS encoding DUF1559 domain-containing protein — protein sequence MLFSWSLRSRRAFTLVELLVVIAIIGVLVALLLPAVQAAREAARRTQCANHLKQLGLGAHLHVDTVGAFPHGGWGFQCIGVPGKGLGPGQPGGWMYSLLPFIEQKNLFDNTDPLFVVQQSFTVMNCPSRRPAKAYVAGPSMWMPYLASTAPKVARGDYAMNAGTVVLDNSGPADPNTPPAKVDSDGMAGRATWYAMREVSDGLTNTYLFGEKYVNPDNYTNALDQGDNENAYIGGDRDTLRNEIKPSRDRKGSDNSYAFGSNHPGGFSMVFCDGSVRHIPFSIDTIVHKQTLLRDDGNTPQ from the coding sequence ATGTTGTTTTCCTGGTCACTTCGCTCGCGCCGTGCGTTCACGCTCGTTGAACTGCTCGTGGTGATTGCCATCATTGGCGTCTTGGTCGCGCTGTTGTTGCCCGCCGTGCAAGCCGCCCGCGAAGCAGCGCGGCGGACGCAATGCGCCAATCATTTGAAGCAACTCGGGCTCGGCGCGCATTTGCATGTCGACACGGTTGGGGCCTTTCCGCATGGGGGCTGGGGATTTCAATGCATTGGCGTACCTGGCAAGGGACTTGGACCGGGGCAACCGGGGGGCTGGATGTATAGCTTGCTGCCGTTCATCGAGCAGAAGAATTTGTTCGACAACACCGATCCGCTGTTTGTCGTGCAGCAGTCGTTCACCGTGATGAATTGTCCCAGCCGACGACCGGCGAAGGCATATGTAGCAGGGCCGTCGATGTGGATGCCGTACTTGGCCAGCACCGCGCCGAAGGTGGCCCGCGGCGACTATGCGATGAACGCCGGCACGGTAGTCTTGGACAATAGTGGTCCGGCCGATCCCAATACGCCGCCGGCGAAAGTCGATTCCGATGGCATGGCAGGTCGCGCGACGTGGTATGCGATGCGCGAGGTAAGCGACGGTTTGACGAACACGTATCTCTTCGGCGAGAAGTACGTCAACCCCGACAACTACACGAATGCCCTCGATCAGGGCGACAACGAAAACGCCTATATCGGCGGCGACCGCGACACCCTCCGCAACGAAATCAAGCCTAGCCGAGATCGCAAAGGGAGCGACAACAGCTACGCCTTCGGCAGCAACCATCCGGGCGGATTTTCGATGGTCTTTTGCGACGGCAGCGTGCGACACATTCCATTCAGCATCGACACGATCGTGCACAAACAGACGCTGCTGCGCGATGATGGAAATACGCCTCAGTAA
- a CDS encoding RNA polymerase sigma factor, whose product MKATLTNFETSTESTIATMTDEQLLLGYCDESNSEHDRREWFAELVHRYERDLFNYLRRYLGDADQADDAFQATFLQVHLKRDQFEAGRAFRPWLYTLATHQAIDLQRRNRRHRMLSLDRQTAADGDNADGKLLDLLASSEPNPAVQFTAEERGRWLSETIAAMPVGFREAIELVYFQDLKYREAAEVLNVPVGTVKSRVHAAVNKLTEAWNELFPGEPLAAVKADET is encoded by the coding sequence ATGAAAGCCACCCTGACCAACTTCGAAACTTCCACCGAATCGACCATCGCCACCATGACTGACGAGCAACTGCTCCTTGGTTATTGCGACGAATCGAACTCGGAACACGATCGCCGCGAATGGTTCGCCGAACTGGTACACCGCTACGAGCGGGACCTGTTCAACTACCTGCGGCGATACCTCGGAGATGCCGATCAAGCCGACGATGCCTTTCAGGCGACCTTCCTGCAAGTCCATCTGAAGCGCGATCAGTTCGAAGCCGGACGGGCCTTTCGACCCTGGCTGTATACCCTGGCAACTCACCAGGCCATCGACCTGCAGCGCCGCAACCGGCGGCACCGCATGCTCAGCCTCGACCGGCAAACCGCCGCCGATGGTGACAACGCCGATGGCAAGTTGCTCGACCTGCTCGCCAGCAGCGAACCGAACCCAGCCGTGCAGTTTACGGCTGAGGAACGGGGCCGCTGGCTCAGCGAAACCATCGCGGCCATGCCCGTTGGCTTTCGCGAAGCCATCGAGCTGGTGTACTTCCAAGACCTGAAGTATCGCGAAGCCGCGGAAGTATTGAATGTGCCAGTCGGCACCGTCAAAAGCCGCGTCCACGCCGCCGTGAACAAACTAACCGAAGCCTGGAACGAACTCTTTCCGGGCGAACCACTCGCAGCTGTCAAAGCCGACGAAACATGA